Below is a genomic region from Medicago truncatula cultivar Jemalong A17 chromosome 3, MtrunA17r5.0-ANR, whole genome shotgun sequence.
taaaatgatgcAAAGTTCACAACAATAACACGTTTatgaaattataataatattcaatGCTTGAGATTTTTTCATCAATGATTTCAATGCTTGAGATTTTTTTTGACGTTGCTTCTATAGTCGATGTACACTAAGTTTTATATAGTAGTTAGTTGCTACTACCTccgttcttttttaattgtcacattttgacattttatataaactaagacaatcaacaattgatattacttttgatgcaataaactatacttttactataataaccttattcatttaatatcttatttcatatatttctctttctgcaataaataactaaggacaatattggtaaaacaacatttaatattaCATTGAACTTTAAAAGTGACAGTTGAATAGGAAcaaaaattttctccaaaaatgacgcttaaaaaggaatggagggagtatcattTATAAGAAATTTGAGCATAGTGATTAGTGCATCATGCACTAAAGTTGCTATGAGAAACACAAGgtttaaaatttgataaatgatatttatacaatcactttttaataatttttgtgacaactttatctcttatatttacattatatttttttctctctctcttgtttTGGTTCTTGTGCaaatgcttttttttcttttgtaaattatggttattTAAATAACACAACTTCTAAGATTTTGTCAAGATTAAACTGTGGCTTTATAAGTTTGTTAATCTATCCAATGTTTTGATTTGACTAattatcataattaaaaaatgatagtaTAATCAACTAAACTCAATGAGTATAAGTTTGTTAATCTATCCAATATTTTGATTTGACTAattatcataattaaaaaatgatagtaTAATCAACTAAACTCAATGAGTATAAGTTTGTTAATTTATCCAATGTTTTGATTTGACTAattatcataattaaaaaatgatagtaTAATCAACTAAACTCAATGACATCATTATTATTTACTACATCACTTAAGACATAGAAATACTTTGAgctgtgttatttgaacaatcattgcAATTATAACTTATGGGACAACCatgatttaaaaagaaaatgagatattggtatataaaacaaaacaatggagagagaaagtaaaaacataatgtgaatatgagagaaaaatttgtcacaaaaattatcaaaaaatagttgtgcaaatatcattttatgtatgttttttatGCGTAGTCTAGTTGTTTGACTATTTTAAGGAGATTgctttcttctaaaaaaaaattatggcttaattgcacttttccccctatagtttgccaattgtgcgattttgcaccccatagttttaaacgatcgattttgccccctatagttttccccctttatgattttatggcccccatgacatttagtgctgatatgtccgttttttatcaattaatgtgtgccacgtgtgtaatttcattttttaaaaaataaaaaaatggtatttttcagattttgagagaaggaggcacgtgatatttcttcttaaaatttgaaaaatcacgtgcccccttctctcaaaatctgaaaaataccatttttttattttttttaaaaatggaattacacacgtggcacacattaattgataaaaaaaccaACACTAAATCTgatggggaccataaaatcagaaagggggaaaactatagggggcaaaatcgctcgtttaaaactatggggtgcaaaatcgcacaattgacaaactatagggggaaaagtgcaattaagccaaaaattatcaaaaaaaggAGATTGCTAATAAGTGGTTAAAagtatttttaagaaattaaaagggataacttttttatatgaacaaataatataatttttattataataataataatttggtttgaattttttaagaaaaaatttctattataaattttttagcaaTACTTAACGatattttttatcataatatttatttgagAAGTGATGCTTGTACAACgattttgtaacaatttttgtgataattttttttttcatattcacattatgtttttactttctctcttttcCCCTTTGATTTTCGTGTCAACACCTACTTTTTCTTGtaaatttataattgttttaaaaattatcatacaaatagttgttcaaataacataatcaCCACCATATAACTTGGTCTTATCATAGTGTATCCTTGATGTCGGATCAAATAGGCTTATTCTAAATCACTTAGAATTTTGGAAAAGGATATTATTTCTTAGCCAAGTATATGCAAGTGGTGAGCATCCGGTGGATGAGTGAGAGGACATGACATGTTATTTGTGATCTAGACTaaattgttagcattttttttaagagactaaaatgaaatatattaacatcaTAAGGGTCTTCCTAGCATAAGGTGTACCAAGGAATAAAAATCCGAAAAgtcaaaacaaagaaacaagacATATTTACAAGGCAAGAGCCAACACCACAAAACAAACCAAAAGAACATAAATTAGCCAATGCCTAGAACAGTAAAGggactaagccaccaaccatgataGTTGAATCTAAATTGCTAACATTTAAATTTGGTGAAAATGGTATCTCTGAAGTTTGGTGAACACAGTAGTCATGACGCATTTTTGTATTCATTTATATAAAGATatattcaaatatcaaataGACGTCGTATTGATATCCACCaaacttatttaaaaagaaataaaatacacCTACCAAACTATAAGGTATTTAAGGGGTTTTTGGTTGGTTCGGGTAATCAGGTTGAGGTGACTCATCTTCAATTTGCGGATGATACTCTGTTATCAGGAGAAAAAAGTTGGGCTAATGTGAGGGCCCTTCGTGCTGTTCTTGTTTTATTTGAATCTTTGTCTGGCTTGAAAGTGAATTTTAATAAAAGCTTGTTGGTGGGTATTAATATTTCTGATTCGTGGTTGTTTGAGGCAGCGTTGGTTTTGAGTTGTAAAGTGGGTAGAATTCCTTTTTTGTACCTAGGCCTGCCTATAGGTGGTAATCCGCGGAGACTTCAGTTTTGGGAACCGATCGTGAATCGCATTAAATCTAGACTGACGAGTTGGAATAGTAGATTTCTCTCTTTTGGTGGCCGCTTGATTCTCCTCAAATCAGTTCTGACATCTCTGCCTGTCtatgctctttctttcttcaaagctccAACAGGtgtaatctcttccattgaatctttattgaatattttttttttggggtgggagTGAGGATTGTAGAAAAATTACTTGGATAGGTTGGGATACTTTGTGTTCTAAAAAGGAGCATGGAGGTTTGGAGGTGAGGAGATTGAAGGAGTTTAATATTGTTTTActaggtaaatggtgttggaggatgttagtTGATAGAGAAGGGTTGTGGTATCAGGTTTTAGTCGCCCGTTATGGCGAAGTAGATGGGAGGTTGGAGGTGGGGGCCGGAGTATTTCTTTGTGGTGGCGGGAGGTAGGCAGGATCCGTGATGGTGCTAGTGACTTAGGTGGCGGGTGGTTCGGTGATAGTGTTAGACGGAGGGTGGGTGATGGTACTGCGACGTTGTTCTGGTCGCATAGGTGGCTTGGAGGTTCTCCGTTTTGTGTGCGGTTTCCCCGCTTGTTTGACTTAGTAGAGAACAAAACCATTACGGTAGCCTCTTTGTTCTCTTTGGGTACGGAGCAGGAGGGGGAGGGGTGGAGATGGAGGCGTAGACTATGGGCGTGGGAGGAGCTTTTACTAGAGGAATGTAGGGCGTTACTATTTGATATCTCTCTGGTTCCTAATGTTTCAGATACTTGGGAGTGGCTTCCGGATACTGCAGAGGGATATTTTGTGAGAGGTGCCTATGATTTGTTGACGATAGGGGAGGATTCTCAGATGGGATTACCTTTTGAGTTGGTGTGGCATCCTCAGGTTCCTTTGAAGGTTTCTGTTTTTGCGTGGCGGCTTATTCAAGATCGATTACCAACGAAAGCAAACCTGGCGACTCGTGGTGTTATTTCCGCAAATGATATCTTTTGTGTGTCTGGTTACGGTCATGTGGAGACAGctgatcatttatttttatcttgtaaTACGTTTGCATCTCTGTGGCAGCAGGTGCGTGATTGGATTGGTATTTTAGGAGTGGACCCTATTATCATTACAGATCATCTGGTGCAGTTTACTCATTTGGCAGGTGTTGGTAAAGCTAAAAGATCGTTCTTACAGCTTATTTGGCTTTTGTGTTCGTGGATTTTGTGGAGTGAACGTAACAACCGTCTTTTCAATAAGTCCGTTAATCTTGTCCCTCGATTGTTAGATAAggttaaattgttatctttggggtggctgaaagctaaaaatgttgtgtttgtttatggtACGCAGAGATGGTGGTCAGACCCTTTTGCTTGTTTAGGCTTGGCTAGCTAGTGTTATCTCTGgttgttgtattttttaaacTCTTGTAACTTTTAGTGGTTTCctaggcacaccttgtgcttgggGACTGCTGTTTGGTGTGTTatttaattccattttgatttcttaaaaaaaaaaaaaaaattatctttaaatttttaatcaaaatgttactATACTTTAGTATCTATGTGTCTATGTTTCTTGTTAGGGAGTTTGCAATGTCTTAATCTCATCTCAGTATACCTATTTTACTTGGGGAGTTCGCAATGTTtcttgctttaaaaaaaaaaaaattatgtacttTAAGTAAAACAATTgagaaactattttttaaagaacaagtgagaaactttaaaaatatattttttgtatattttaaattattataaaataaatattaaatagttTTGGTATTTcaagataaatatttattttgatttatgttttgatttttagttgATATTTTAGTTGACATTAAATTATGAAATGGTAAAAAATCTCTTTCGAATTAACTAGAGATTCTAGATTTGAATCGAGTGATGGGTATCCATCAACGTTAAATCCTTTAATGAAGAGTTTTGTCATCCTTTGCAATGTTACCCAACttgaaaaatagttttttcaATTACGCTTATGTgatatttggtttaaaaaaataagggaaATATTAACAAGTGTCTCTTGAGCATTTTTTAAGCATCAAAAGtggtaagtttttatgaaagtttgtgcatttattacattgaaaattgaaatttttaatttaaaaaaaaaatattttcattaagAATATTTAAAAAGTACTCCGGAAACCCTCGTTAACAAgaccaaaaatataaacatcaatCTTTTAAAAAACCTCCAAAAAATGATCTCTTAAACCAAAAAGATATATCTCTTGAATTAAAACCAAAAGGAGATAATTTTATCACatcaattaatgattttaatttacGTGGATCAAACATGGCAATTCAgaatattttgattggttgtgtgtataaaattgttttgaacTATCAGCCCaccactaatttttatttttttttctaagctaAAGCTGTCGAAATATTTGATGTATTGTGATGCGATTTTAATTCGTATTACTCATCTTTGCgtcttcaaagttcaaacacaATTTAGGATTTTcctaaacttttttaaatttactaGCTTCTTACCTTGCGCCTTCAAGCATAAATTAGCATTTTCCTAAACCTTTTTTAAGGATAGAATATGGACAGCGACAAAATCTAATGACATGATTAATTACGATTTACAAATACCATCACGCTTGACTGTATTTTTGTCTACTATAGTGGACCAATTGTTCACTTCCATTgatcaataatcaaaatataaattaatatcctgagaaattctttcttggtcataaatataagaaaaaagtgTTTAGGCACACATATAATTgaacaaaattaaagaaaaaaataattgaagatatgatcaaatttattttcatttatttttctttacttttacGAGTGTGTTCAAaccctttttatttatatttatgttcaaACAAGTCTTTCTTTCATAAAGTTTGATTGGCCAGCTTAAAATTTGGTTGgataatacaaaaatattttaaataattagatGCTTCGTTACCACCGTTCATTGTTCAGCATGTAGGCATACGAGAAAGTCTTGCATAGACCCAAGCatttaaacataaaatttaggcacataaacataaatttaaagataaataaaatagtcatatcaattcatattattttcatttttttagtttcatgGATGTATACTTAAATGTGAGGTGTTGATTTTGTGACAAGTAAGAGTTTGGCGTAGGCATACATAGAGAAAGTCTTGTTTGGGCACATACCCAACACCTCAATTTTGGGCACATACTcaataaaactaacaaaattaaataaaatgtatttaatcatatcaattgatatattataattttattttctattaactATTTATTGCTTTTGTGTGTACCTAAAATTGAGATGTTAGGTTTGTGCCCAACCAAAACTTTCTCAGCATACATATTTTCAACTTTGCAGACAGTCACCACCTTCTTTTGTGTCTAACTATGTGGTGCTGAGTGAATGGTGGGTGGTCCTACATTCTTTGCGTCCACACATGACACACGCGAGAGGGGAATATTCTCAAATGTGTTAAGTATGATTCGTATTAACTCCGAGATCACGGCTGcattaaaatatttgtaatcgtatttaaaatttgaaaaatattaatcgGTGCTCCAAGTGCACTATTTAAAGAATTATATATGGACATATTTTTtcgaaaattgtgtattttactttttaaaatttgaaaaagtgtTGCTTTTAATGTtgactttgttttttctttttacttttagcTGTTTAACATGACCCTTAAAATTTAAATGCTCTCACACGCTAGACGTCTGgttagattttaattttatgaatctTGACCGTCAGTGTCCCGTGATACTCTTTAACAAtcttaaatgaataaattatcttttaaaaaagttaaatcctttatttttttataaagaaagatTAATCGATGCTTTAGAAACACTGtagttattgtttaaaaaacttttaaattgtTTCGTCTTTTTAGTATTAATGAATCTCTAAAAACCCACCGGATGAAATACAGAagatacaaaatataataaaacaaaacgtAGCATGAGGAAAATTGTCATGGTAAATGATTTACGTTAGGTTTGGATTTCAGCCGGTTGCTTGTCTTTAGTTAAAAGAAATTAGCGAAAAGTTGAAATTCCACACTGTTGATTGAAATACTTAATCAGAGAGTTAGGCGTTAGAAACACGAAACTCATTTGTTATTATCGAATCgaataaagaaaagaaacacGCATGCGTCCTTAGTTTATGATTGATTATATACTAATAAAATGAGATCcgaacaaaacaaataaaaactcaCAGTCAAATATCCCATTATGCGCTTCGCTCACAAGCAAGACGTTGTCTCTAGTTAATTGGACACACAAACTACTTATATGTTTAATTTGGTTGTTGAAATATATAGTTAATCACgttcagaaaattattttaacatagATAACGTTcagaaaattattattgaataattgaacgtcatgaatttaaattttcatatgcctcaaaaacaaaaattatacgacAGTAACCAACAAACTAAAACAATCAACAAAGAAATCAACAAGCTAAGTAATAAAACTTAAACACACAATAGGATTAAGTCatcaatgatgaagatgaaaatctaaatttcaattttcgtCTTCAACCATCAAAAAGATAAACGCTTAACTTTATCGAACAAGTAGGATATCAAATCCTTTTTCTGTTGAAAAATACAACAGTTTCTTTCCTtaatatcaaataattttgaAGAAACCTCATAAATTGTACAAAATGATCGGACAGATCCACAAAGTGGACGCATAGCCCTTGCCTagtgaataaattttagttttttcaataaaatcattTGAACGTCTAAAAATTATGCATCTTTGACACATATTAGATAGTCAATAGATATAATGTACTAATATTTGCTCTCTTGAGTGGTCACTTGGTTGAAATGTCATCTTATTTGGTATTTTGGATCAAATCTAAGCACCCCCCacaaagaataagaagaaaaaaaatgcatcaatattTCAAATGCCATGTATTTCATTAGTCATATTTTCAAGTTTAACAATTGATAGTGATATGTCAAAATGTGTTTAATTAAGTTAACGATTCACACCAATTTTCTCATTAGGATGTTTGTGCTTTATCTACAAGCATAAATATCATGATTCATCCCTCTCCTCCTCCATCTTGCCTCTTGAATTTAATCTCCGTGGAAACTGGAGACCTGGTTGAGTAGAagaatattgtttttttcttccttgtAACCAAAAGATCAAATAATCAAGTTGACTATTATCACTTTTGAAAAATGTGGCAGTTAAAGTTCTAGAATTGCCAGAAAATAATTCACATTCACATAATGAGAAACCAAACTAAAGTCTTTGAAATTCCAAAACCATTCCCATTCAACCAAACCTACGAATTATAATCAACTTaaccaatcaaacaaaaatgttaCAACAACAGAACACACGATTGGATTGGATCCACGCTAATATAGATCTTCaatcatcaaaataaacaaaaatcataaattatacatatacattttacattacattacatatgTAATTAGAATAACAATCACAACAACGAGTTGGAAGAAGCAATATGAAGAAGACTCTGCGCGCGTGAGAGCTGGTCCATAAGAGAAACAATACGATCGTGATAATCACGCGCTTGATAAACAGCTTCTGCTTCCAGCTCTCCGAGCTGTGAGCATAACCTCTCCTCCGCTTCTTCCGCCACGCGCAGCCTCTCCCACGCGCTCTGTAACTGCCGTCTCATTTGCTCTTCTCTCTCCTTACTTTCCTTCAACTCCTTCTCAAGCTGATCGTTTCTTCTCTTCAGTTCCGACTCCGGCACCGGCACCGCATTCTTAGACTCTTTTTTTCCTCCGGTGCCGATCACTGCCATCATCGGTGAAATGAAAATACTCATTatattaaaagtaaaatgaaGGAAATTCTAAATATGAGAAATGTTTATATGGAGATAATAGAGATGCGGTGGAAGGAAGAAGCTTTGTGATTTTGTGTGATTATGCTGTGTAGCGATGTATGGTATAAATAGATTGTAATCGAGTGTGTCCAGGTTCAATGAACCTGGTTTTTACTCTTAACTGTTTCTTAAGTTTAACCCGTTCAACGTTGCTGACGCATTTGCTTTGCTCGTTTGTGTGAGATCTAAGTAATGTAAAACAAAACTATTAAATgctattctaatttttttttttctattccaAATTCGTTCATgtatttgttataatatttataccaaatacatcaattttaaaTAGTATTTCAAATTCGTTGATGTAtttgatataaatattaaattaaatacatcaATTCTCTCTtatatgtgggaacaacaataataacattttttgttAGGTTGATGGTCTTTGTGAGCAACCTTGGAGATTAATCTTAAAAATTTTGTGGaacttaaatagaataaaatatgtttgtttttaataGTTTACATAAGATTTACgcgcatattaaaaaaatataaatgtacatCATCCGatgtcactattataagtaaaaatttacattttaaattcatttaataaatgatatatgtggtcaacattataaatcatatacatcatttatagaataaacttaaa
It encodes:
- the LOC11424580 gene encoding protein RESPONSE TO LOW SULFUR 3; this encodes MSIFISPMMAVIGTGGKKESKNAVPVPESELKRRNDQLEKELKESKEREEQMRRQLQSAWERLRVAEEAEERLCSQLGELEAEAVYQARDYHDRIVSLMDQLSRAQSLLHIASSNSLL